A genomic stretch from Edaphobacter aggregans includes:
- a CDS encoding porin family protein, which produces MFKRILVFIVLLGGTSMLHAQASPTASRRGDLQIGVGYTNANTDYVPNRVNGGTAYFTYDFKPHFGIEGDFRFIKDSPTNYYEKSYEIGGRYYRTYKEKWVPYGRVMYGRGVFNFTSQGVTTANLAYNLAAVGAGLDYKVLPYLNVRGDFHYQRWFGFPQNGLTPSMFTIGVAYHFR; this is translated from the coding sequence GTGTTTAAAAGGATTCTCGTCTTTATAGTGCTGCTGGGTGGAACATCCATGCTGCACGCTCAAGCTTCACCAACCGCCTCGCGCCGCGGAGACCTTCAGATTGGCGTCGGCTATACCAACGCCAATACCGATTACGTGCCCAATCGGGTAAACGGCGGCACCGCCTACTTCACCTATGACTTCAAGCCCCACTTCGGCATCGAAGGAGACTTCCGCTTCATCAAGGACAGCCCCACCAACTACTACGAAAAAAGCTATGAGATCGGCGGGCGCTACTATCGCACCTACAAAGAAAAGTGGGTTCCCTACGGCAGGGTCATGTACGGTCGAGGTGTTTTCAACTTCACCTCCCAGGGTGTCACCACGGCCAATCTCGCCTACAACCTGGCGGCGGTCGGCGCCGGACTCGATTACAAAGTTCTTCCCTACCTCAACGTCAGGGGTGATTTCCACTATCAGAGGTGGTTCGGCTTTCCGCAGAACGGGCTCACACCCTCCATGTTCACCATTGGTGTCGCTTACCATTTCCGCTAG
- a CDS encoding PepSY domain-containing protein — protein MIPSRAFLKYTRVTHLYLGVFIAPALFFFAFTGALQTFSLHETTRGSSYKPPAWAMTLAQIHKKQTTVVPVRKLPPPEKGDKADRVAATPSAPVSAPTAGASVPAPASTPSSKLHNAMPLKIFFLIVSIGLFLSTLSGLYMSYKYIHNKTLITVTLIAGIALPVILAMV, from the coding sequence ATGATTCCCTCCAGAGCTTTTCTTAAATACACACGTGTGACCCATCTCTACCTTGGTGTCTTCATTGCTCCCGCGCTGTTTTTCTTTGCCTTTACCGGAGCGCTCCAAACCTTCAGCCTCCACGAAACCACTCGTGGCAGCAGCTACAAACCCCCAGCCTGGGCCATGACCTTGGCTCAAATACACAAAAAACAGACCACTGTCGTCCCGGTCAGAAAACTTCCCCCACCCGAAAAGGGCGATAAGGCAGACAGGGTCGCGGCGACACCGTCTGCACCTGTGAGCGCCCCTACAGCCGGAGCCTCCGTCCCAGCCCCGGCGTCCACACCTTCGTCAAAGCTGCACAACGCGATGCCGCTGAAGATCTTCTTCCTCATCGTGTCTATCGGCCTGTTTCTATCGACCCTCTCCGGCCTCTACATGTCCTACAAGTACATCCACAACAAGACTCTGATCACCGTCACACTGATCGCTGGAATCGCACTTCCAGTAATCCTGGCCATGGTTTAG
- a CDS encoding serine hydrolase domain-containing protein, with the protein MKSPVSVAVLFSFILAPVLLAQQPQPKPTIPSIQRLDGTRISIAEAERFAQKTLDSSNVTGAQIAIIDHGKRVWVHSFGLRDRDRQLPMDNDTAMWAASITKSVFACFVMQMVESGELNLDASIATYLPKPLPEYEKYKDLAGDDRWRKITPRILLSHTAGFANFTALEPDGKLHIHWEPGTRYAYSGEGINLLQFVIEQKTGRSLADMEQERLFSPLGMEHTSLVWQPKFAADIAGGHDPTGKYIGYSERTTPRAAGSMITTINDLTTFTEALLAGKVIRPETRNEMFKPVVFIPFKHQFPTLLDEQGAEGPSVGLAYGTGWGLLTKTKYGPAFFKEGHGDGAQNYMICFVRSSTCMILLTNSDNGEFAFRPLLETILGDTVTPWEWENYTPAGIMEARKHN; encoded by the coding sequence ATGAAGAGTCCCGTCTCCGTCGCGGTGCTGTTTTCGTTCATTCTAGCGCCTGTCTTGCTCGCACAGCAGCCGCAACCAAAGCCGACGATCCCCTCTATTCAACGCCTCGACGGCACTCGCATCTCCATCGCCGAAGCCGAGCGCTTTGCTCAAAAGACTTTGGACAGCTCAAACGTCACAGGCGCGCAGATCGCAATAATCGACCATGGCAAGCGGGTCTGGGTTCACAGCTTCGGCTTGCGCGACCGCGACAGGCAGCTCCCCATGGACAACGACACTGCCATGTGGGCCGCCTCTATCACCAAAAGCGTCTTCGCCTGTTTCGTCATGCAGATGGTTGAATCTGGCGAGCTCAACCTCGACGCTTCCATCGCCACTTATCTCCCCAAGCCTCTGCCCGAGTACGAGAAATACAAAGACCTCGCCGGCGACGACCGCTGGCGAAAGATCACTCCCCGTATACTGCTCTCCCACACGGCTGGCTTCGCCAACTTCACAGCACTCGAACCCGACGGCAAACTGCACATTCACTGGGAGCCGGGCACCCGCTACGCCTACTCCGGTGAAGGCATCAATCTGCTGCAATTCGTGATCGAGCAAAAGACCGGCCGCTCCTTGGCAGACATGGAACAGGAACGACTCTTCTCCCCGCTAGGCATGGAACACACTAGTCTGGTCTGGCAGCCAAAATTTGCAGCCGACATCGCGGGCGGCCATGACCCTACGGGCAAATACATCGGCTACTCCGAGCGAACGACCCCTCGCGCAGCAGGCTCGATGATCACCACCATCAACGACCTCACCACCTTCACCGAAGCCCTCCTCGCCGGTAAGGTCATACGACCCGAAACCCGGAACGAGATGTTCAAGCCTGTCGTCTTCATTCCCTTCAAGCACCAATTCCCCACCCTGTTGGACGAGCAAGGCGCCGAGGGCCCCTCAGTCGGGCTCGCTTACGGCACAGGCTGGGGCCTATTGACGAAGACGAAATACGGCCCGGCTTTTTTCAAAGAAGGCCATGGCGACGGCGCCCAGAACTACATGATCTGCTTCGTGCGCAGCTCCACCTGCATGATCCTGCTCACCAACAGCGACAACGGCGAGTTTGCCTTTCGCCCGCTGCTCGAGACAATCCTCGGCGACACCGTAACCCCCTGGGAGTGGGAGAACTATACGCCAGCCGGCATCATGGAAGCGCGCAAACACAACTAG
- a CDS encoding PASTA domain-containing protein — protein MKRFFNLVLGALAMLAVAMVSAFITMRMAIHGREVKVPNIAGLSLSDASRKASSMGLRLNVENRFYSADTPAGNILAQSPAAGTTVRRAWAVRVTESLGPQQVSIPNVAGQSERTASINIRRLSLDLGTVASIPVAGEGGIVVAQTPNPNAVGVEQPRVSLLLSDAAVSPPAFVMPSLTGLSVAVAAARASAAGLHIVSEEEQRAAASNVASAATVPGSAVSTAPPALGGPAVSTATPLASSGTVVAQTPLAGHRVSKGDAVRLTFAY, from the coding sequence ATGAAGCGATTTTTCAATCTCGTACTCGGTGCGTTGGCCATGCTGGCTGTCGCTATGGTGTCGGCGTTTATTACGATGCGAATGGCGATCCATGGCCGCGAGGTCAAGGTTCCGAATATTGCCGGATTGAGCCTGTCAGATGCGAGTCGAAAGGCTAGTTCGATGGGGCTGCGGTTGAACGTAGAGAACCGCTTCTACTCAGCCGACACGCCTGCGGGGAATATTCTGGCGCAGTCTCCAGCAGCCGGAACTACGGTGCGTCGTGCATGGGCTGTGCGCGTCACGGAGAGCCTGGGGCCGCAGCAGGTTTCCATCCCCAATGTTGCAGGACAGAGTGAGCGTACGGCGTCGATCAACATCCGGCGGCTTTCGCTTGATCTTGGTACGGTTGCTTCGATCCCAGTCGCGGGAGAGGGGGGTATTGTCGTTGCGCAGACGCCGAATCCTAATGCTGTTGGGGTTGAACAGCCACGGGTAAGCTTGCTGCTCAGCGATGCCGCTGTGTCGCCTCCGGCTTTTGTGATGCCGTCGCTGACGGGCCTCTCGGTGGCTGTTGCTGCAGCTCGGGCTTCTGCTGCCGGACTTCATATCGTCAGCGAAGAGGAGCAACGTGCTGCAGCGTCGAACGTCGCATCGGCAGCGACAGTTCCAGGTTCTGCGGTCTCCACAGCTCCGCCCGCGCTAGGCGGCCCAGCTGTTTCGACCGCAACGCCTTTGGCTTCCAGCGGCACTGTTGTGGCACAGACACCGCTGGCTGGGCATCGGGTGAGCAAAGGCGATGCTGTGCGTCTTACGTTCGCTTACTAG
- a CDS encoding cation diffusion facilitator family transporter: protein MTPTATPEEIEHKHTAKRSAALVSVLAALVITALKILTGVLTGSLGMLSEGAHSSIDLVASAITFFSIRVSDRPADESHNYGHGKIESLAAFVETVLMLGSCVWILTEAVRRIFFHERFSLTFSIWPFAVLLLSITVDFTRSRNLHSVAQQYNSEALEADAIHFSTDIWSSLAVLFGLAATFLGARMNIPALELADPIAAIVVSGVILRVTWKLARRTIDTLTDATPSETRAQTSDLVRELAAIDGVLSVDRVRTRRSGPSYFADVTLGMPRNLTFQRSEQITMAATAAVQRHLPGADVVVHSIPTASVAESVHDRIRAVAARSNLVIHDVSVQEYDGTLHVEQHLEVDERMSLRDAHALATQLESEMRREIPAIASVLTHIESEPATIERPASLERDRQLEVRLRRAASGFPEILDIHEVMVSRMHERIQVSCHCTLPDDLPMAEVHAVITALENAFKLDAPEVSRLLIHPEPATDNRR from the coding sequence ATGACACCTACGGCTACTCCCGAAGAGATCGAACATAAGCACACGGCTAAGCGTTCGGCTGCGCTGGTGTCGGTTCTCGCAGCATTGGTTATTACGGCGCTTAAGATCCTTACCGGTGTACTTACCGGCTCGCTTGGCATGTTGTCGGAGGGCGCGCACTCCAGCATCGACCTTGTTGCTTCCGCGATCACTTTCTTCTCGATTCGTGTTTCCGACCGTCCGGCGGATGAGAGCCATAACTATGGGCATGGCAAGATCGAAAGTCTCGCTGCCTTCGTTGAGACAGTGCTTATGCTGGGGTCCTGCGTGTGGATCCTTACTGAGGCTGTCCGGCGAATTTTTTTTCATGAGCGCTTCTCGCTCACGTTCTCGATCTGGCCTTTCGCCGTTCTTTTGCTTTCGATCACGGTCGACTTCACGCGTTCACGCAATCTGCATAGTGTCGCGCAGCAGTACAACAGTGAAGCGCTGGAGGCCGATGCGATCCACTTCTCCACCGATATCTGGTCTTCGCTGGCGGTGCTGTTTGGGTTAGCTGCCACGTTCCTTGGCGCGCGCATGAATATTCCAGCGCTGGAACTCGCCGACCCTATTGCTGCGATTGTTGTCTCCGGAGTTATCCTGCGTGTGACGTGGAAGCTTGCGCGGCGAACTATCGATACTCTTACAGATGCCACTCCCAGCGAGACTCGCGCCCAAACCAGCGATCTCGTACGCGAGTTGGCTGCGATCGACGGTGTTTTGTCGGTCGATCGTGTTCGCACTCGTCGCTCTGGCCCGAGTTACTTTGCTGATGTCACGCTGGGCATGCCGCGCAATCTTACTTTTCAGCGTTCCGAACAGATCACTATGGCTGCTACGGCTGCGGTGCAGCGTCATCTGCCGGGGGCTGATGTTGTCGTTCATTCCATTCCTACGGCTTCGGTAGCGGAGAGCGTTCATGACCGGATTCGTGCTGTTGCGGCGCGCTCGAATCTCGTCATCCACGATGTGAGTGTACAGGAGTACGATGGCACGCTGCATGTTGAACAACACCTGGAGGTGGATGAGCGCATGTCGTTGCGTGATGCTCATGCGCTTGCCACGCAGCTGGAGTCGGAGATGCGCCGCGAGATTCCTGCTATTGCGTCGGTGCTGACGCATATTGAGAGCGAGCCTGCGACGATTGAACGTCCCGCTTCGCTTGAGCGCGACCGTCAGTTGGAGGTTCGACTGCGCCGTGCCGCTAGCGGCTTTCCCGAGATTCTCGATATTCATGAGGTGATGGTCTCCAGGATGCATGAACGTATTCAGGTGAGTTGTCACTGTACGCTGCCCGACGACCTGCCCATGGCGGAGGTCCACGCGGTTATTACTGCGCTTGAAAACGCCTTTAAGCTCGACGCTCCTGAGGTCAGCCGACTGCTGATCCATCCTGAACCTGCTACCGATAACCGGCGGTGA
- the ubiE gene encoding bifunctional demethylmenaquinone methyltransferase/2-methoxy-6-polyprenyl-1,4-benzoquinol methylase UbiE, giving the protein MIASMQREPEHQSSTGARPVGAADESTAAAAVQEMFDTIAPKYDLLNHVLSVGLDRWWWSRAASVFRPVLQRPTAVALDLCCGTGDMTLALLKHRPTSTDTAPILALDFSHQMLARGAEKFAAHNIVAIEADALHLPLADNSIDLITSAFGFRNLANYEEGLAELYRVLRPGGQIGILDCNQPDGIVGALYNLYFKSILPRLGGLISGNARAYSYLPASVERFPRPPRMLQLIANTGFTQGRWTGYTFGTAGLYQATKPQSVK; this is encoded by the coding sequence ATGATTGCTTCGATGCAACGCGAACCTGAACATCAATCGTCGACTGGGGCGCGGCCTGTTGGGGCGGCGGATGAGAGCACCGCAGCCGCGGCGGTTCAGGAGATGTTCGATACGATCGCGCCGAAGTACGATTTGCTGAACCATGTGCTCTCGGTTGGGCTTGATCGCTGGTGGTGGAGTCGGGCGGCGAGCGTCTTCCGGCCTGTTCTTCAGCGACCGACGGCTGTGGCGCTCGATCTCTGCTGCGGGACTGGGGATATGACGCTTGCGCTGCTAAAGCATCGTCCGACGAGTACCGATACTGCTCCAATTTTGGCGTTGGATTTCTCTCATCAGATGCTTGCGCGTGGGGCCGAGAAGTTTGCCGCGCATAACATCGTGGCGATTGAGGCCGATGCGCTGCATCTGCCGCTTGCCGATAACTCTATTGATCTGATCACCTCGGCGTTTGGTTTTCGCAATCTTGCCAACTATGAGGAAGGGCTCGCTGAACTTTATCGTGTGCTGCGGCCTGGTGGTCAGATTGGGATTCTTGATTGCAATCAGCCTGACGGTATCGTGGGTGCGCTCTACAATCTCTACTTCAAATCGATCCTGCCTCGGCTGGGTGGGCTTATCTCCGGTAACGCGCGGGCATACAGCTATCTGCCTGCTTCGGTCGAGCGGTTTCCGCGGCCTCCGCGTATGCTCCAACTTATTGCGAATACGGGCTTCACGCAGGGCAGGTGGACAGGCTACACTTTCGGGACTGCAGGGTTGTATCAGGCAACTAAGCCCCAGTCCGTAAAATAG
- the aroB gene encoding 3-dehydroquinate synthase, producing MPVISLKTPSANYDITIGSGLLRTLSSRIAKLNKGKAFRPFVVTSPEIWGLWHSQFLASFKEPPIALFLPAGETHKRMAGVEALAQQLATAGADRDSLLIAFGGGVIGDVTGFLAAIYMRGIRYVQVPTTLLAQVDSSVGGKTGVNLVAGKNLIGSFHHPQAVFADTDLLHTLPAAELRAGLQESIKAGVIYDPRLFRYLEQNATAVLSGEAAALTKVVASSVRVKADVVSKDERESGLRMILNFGHTIGHAIEAATNYKQLLHGEAVAWGSIAALNVALGRRMITGQQAERITGLILRYGPLPAFKADAAKLVALTSSDKKTRSGVRSFVLPSGIGTTQIVKDVTDAELLAATESMLLLMRAHTSKHATGAPKKRKS from the coding sequence GTGCCTGTGATCTCGCTCAAAACGCCCAGCGCTAACTACGACATTACGATTGGTTCCGGTCTTCTTCGTACGCTTTCTTCGCGTATTGCGAAACTCAACAAGGGGAAGGCGTTTCGGCCCTTTGTTGTTACCTCGCCTGAGATCTGGGGGCTGTGGCATTCGCAGTTTTTGGCGTCTTTCAAAGAGCCGCCGATTGCTCTTTTTCTTCCTGCCGGGGAGACGCATAAGCGCATGGCGGGTGTTGAGGCTCTTGCTCAGCAACTGGCTACGGCGGGAGCTGACCGCGACAGTCTTTTGATTGCGTTTGGTGGTGGAGTGATTGGGGACGTTACAGGATTTCTTGCAGCGATTTATATGCGGGGCATTCGGTATGTGCAGGTTCCGACTACGCTGCTTGCGCAGGTGGATTCGTCGGTTGGTGGGAAGACGGGCGTGAATCTTGTGGCTGGGAAGAATCTGATTGGGAGTTTTCATCATCCGCAGGCTGTGTTCGCCGATACGGATTTGCTTCACACTCTACCAGCAGCTGAACTTCGTGCTGGGTTGCAGGAGTCGATCAAGGCGGGTGTGATTTATGATCCGCGGCTGTTTCGTTATCTTGAGCAGAATGCTACGGCTGTGCTGTCGGGCGAGGCTGCTGCGCTTACTAAGGTTGTGGCCTCTTCTGTACGAGTGAAGGCGGATGTTGTCAGCAAGGATGAGCGCGAGTCGGGATTGCGCATGATCCTGAACTTTGGGCATACGATTGGCCATGCTATTGAGGCTGCGACGAATTACAAGCAGCTTCTGCATGGTGAGGCTGTTGCGTGGGGTAGTATTGCGGCGCTTAATGTTGCGCTCGGACGCAGGATGATTACGGGGCAGCAGGCCGAACGTATTACTGGACTGATTTTGCGGTATGGGCCTTTGCCTGCTTTCAAGGCGGATGCGGCGAAGCTTGTTGCGCTCACTTCCAGCGACAAGAAGACGCGCAGTGGAGTGAGGTCGTTTGTGCTGCCTAGTGGGATCGGTACGACGCAGATCGTCAAGGATGTTACGGATGCGGAGCTTTTAGCTGCTACTGAATCGATGCTCCTTCTGATGCGTGCGCATACGTCTAAACACGCGACGGGTGCACCGAAGAAGCGTAAGTCATGA
- the nadB gene encoding L-aspartate oxidase, with the protein MDQVDFLVIGAGIAGLSAAIRLANAGRVLVVTKEELAESNTAYAQGGIAVAMGGEEDIALHLEDTIAAGDGLVNREAASVLVEQGPQRVDELLQWGTAFDRENGELMLTMEGAHSRSRILHANGDATGKEIAVSLLRHARQIKSIELMEWATSIDLILENGRAVGATLLDGEGGLIVIRARAVLLASGGAGQVYSDTTNPAVATGDGIAMAYRAGAQVSDMEFYQFHPTAFAAPGAPRFLLSEALRGEGAYLVNAAGERFMQRYHPLLELAPRDVVARAITREGMDGPVYLDMRHVKKDLHTRFPGISKFLAKYHLELGRDLIPVRPAAHYLMGGIRTDVHGRTSLPGLYAAGEAACTGVHGANRLASNSLLEGLVFGSLTAKAMIADAPPASENPLPAPSTIARGITNEAATEQWINELRNLMWKHAGLLRDAAGLLQAQRGLDALAAAMPRGTYRRAIEARNLYTVASIIVASALARQESRGAHYRNDFPQKDAGARHSIIERGQLQFVE; encoded by the coding sequence ATGGATCAGGTTGATTTTCTTGTAATCGGCGCAGGCATCGCAGGCCTAAGTGCTGCGATTCGCCTAGCCAACGCGGGCCGTGTATTGGTAGTAACCAAAGAAGAGCTAGCCGAGTCGAACACAGCCTACGCGCAAGGCGGCATCGCCGTAGCCATGGGTGGCGAGGAAGACATCGCGCTACACCTCGAAGACACCATAGCCGCAGGCGACGGCCTCGTAAACCGTGAAGCCGCGTCAGTCCTCGTCGAACAAGGCCCCCAGCGCGTCGACGAACTCCTTCAGTGGGGCACCGCCTTCGATCGCGAAAACGGCGAGCTCATGTTGACCATGGAAGGCGCACACAGCCGCTCACGAATCCTGCACGCCAACGGCGACGCAACCGGCAAAGAGATCGCCGTCTCCCTTCTCCGCCACGCACGCCAGATCAAATCCATCGAACTGATGGAGTGGGCCACCAGCATCGACCTCATTCTCGAAAACGGCCGCGCAGTCGGCGCCACTCTGCTCGACGGCGAAGGCGGCCTCATTGTGATTCGCGCACGAGCCGTACTCCTCGCCAGCGGCGGCGCAGGGCAGGTCTACAGCGACACCACCAACCCAGCCGTAGCCACCGGCGACGGCATCGCCATGGCCTACCGTGCCGGCGCGCAAGTCAGCGACATGGAGTTCTACCAATTCCATCCCACAGCCTTCGCCGCCCCCGGAGCCCCACGCTTCCTCCTCAGCGAAGCCCTGCGCGGCGAAGGAGCCTACCTCGTCAACGCCGCAGGCGAGCGCTTCATGCAGCGCTATCACCCGCTGCTCGAACTAGCCCCTCGCGACGTCGTCGCCCGAGCCATCACACGCGAAGGCATGGACGGTCCCGTCTACCTCGACATGCGCCACGTCAAGAAAGACCTCCACACACGCTTCCCCGGCATATCGAAGTTCCTCGCAAAATATCACCTCGAACTAGGCAGAGATCTGATCCCCGTCCGTCCCGCAGCCCACTACCTCATGGGAGGCATTCGCACCGACGTTCACGGCCGAACATCTCTGCCCGGCCTCTATGCCGCTGGCGAAGCAGCCTGCACCGGCGTCCACGGAGCCAACCGCCTCGCCAGCAACTCCCTCCTCGAAGGCCTCGTCTTTGGATCCCTCACAGCCAAGGCAATGATCGCCGACGCCCCGCCAGCAAGCGAAAACCCACTTCCTGCCCCTTCAACGATCGCCCGGGGCATCACCAACGAAGCCGCAACCGAACAATGGATCAACGAGCTACGCAATCTGATGTGGAAGCACGCCGGTCTACTACGTGATGCCGCCGGTCTGCTACAGGCGCAGCGCGGCCTCGACGCACTGGCAGCCGCAATGCCACGAGGAACCTACCGCCGCGCCATCGAAGCCCGAAATCTCTACACCGTCGCGAGCATAATCGTAGCCTCGGCATTGGCACGGCAAGAGAGCCGCGGCGCGCACTACCGAAACGATTTCCCCCAGAAGGACGCCGGAGCGCGACACTCAATCATCGAACGAGGCCAGCTTCAGTTCGTCGAGTAA
- a CDS encoding RidA family protein, with translation MSNIELATPQYPFSPGLLLGDTLYVSGHLGIDLATGKRPADLESEARVMMDAFQRTIQASHMLMDDLVSVTVYCTDLSAFATFNSIYVQYFQPPYPARAFIGAPRLLLDTHFEIQGIAVKDAHKTKAATPISG, from the coding sequence ATGTCTAATATCGAACTCGCCACACCCCAATACCCCTTCAGCCCAGGCCTCTTGCTAGGCGACACCCTCTACGTCAGCGGACATCTGGGCATCGATCTCGCGACCGGCAAACGTCCCGCAGACCTCGAATCCGAGGCACGCGTCATGATGGACGCTTTTCAGCGCACCATCCAGGCCTCGCACATGCTCATGGACGATCTCGTCTCGGTAACGGTCTACTGCACAGACCTCTCAGCCTTCGCGACCTTCAACAGCATCTACGTGCAATACTTCCAGCCTCCCTATCCCGCACGCGCATTCATCGGCGCTCCCAGGCTCCTCCTCGACACCCACTTCGAAATCCAGGGAATCGCCGTAAAGGACGCCCACAAGACCAAAGCCGCGACGCCCATCTCTGGCTGA
- a CDS encoding RsmB/NOP family class I SAM-dependent RNA methyltransferase produces the protein MKDKPNRGAGKPTPRQSAAPKHSATRKRSDSARPAPVVAAKISPARVAAFEILTLVGQGKGHSDELLHSARTEVLSPEDRNLATALVMGVLRWQIALDARIRLLLQRPEQRLAEPVAIALRMGAFQLLHLDRIPAHAALSESVELCRAAGEPHATGMVNAILRKVAAAQKPGKRLHESVAAFAERLGHPQWLVERWAKAYGREAALAICEADQREPADGVMFVENGGDLPLIDDGSRLVAEIAAAAAPEARNVWDCCAAPGGKTLVLAKRLASAEVMATDVSPKRLAQMQARLRRYEYAERVKSAVVDAATSKDDARFDLILCDVPCSGTGTLAANPEIRHRLKVEEFARQAERQKVILAAALKRLAPGGRLVYSTCSLEPEECEQVVEAVVAGSDVRRLEVGPLIAQLKDRGVLRRDAELSSAVRDGALRTLPGVNGCDGFFAVVLERG, from the coding sequence ATGAAGGACAAACCGAATCGCGGAGCAGGGAAGCCAACTCCGCGCCAGTCTGCTGCTCCAAAGCACAGTGCTACGCGCAAGCGTTCAGATTCTGCGCGGCCTGCGCCGGTTGTGGCTGCGAAGATTTCTCCTGCGCGAGTGGCGGCCTTTGAGATTCTGACGCTTGTTGGTCAGGGCAAAGGTCACAGCGATGAACTGCTGCACTCGGCGCGAACAGAGGTACTTTCGCCTGAGGACCGCAACCTTGCGACTGCGCTCGTCATGGGCGTTCTGCGGTGGCAGATTGCGCTGGATGCGCGAATTCGTTTGCTGCTGCAGCGCCCGGAGCAGCGGCTTGCGGAGCCGGTTGCGATTGCTCTCAGGATGGGGGCGTTCCAGTTGTTGCACCTGGATCGTATTCCTGCTCATGCTGCGTTGAGCGAGAGCGTCGAGTTATGCCGTGCTGCGGGCGAGCCTCATGCGACTGGCATGGTCAATGCCATTCTGCGTAAGGTCGCTGCCGCCCAGAAGCCGGGGAAGCGGCTTCATGAGTCGGTTGCGGCGTTTGCAGAGCGGCTTGGCCATCCGCAGTGGCTTGTGGAGCGGTGGGCCAAGGCTTATGGGCGCGAGGCGGCGCTGGCGATCTGCGAGGCGGACCAGAGGGAGCCTGCGGATGGGGTTATGTTCGTCGAGAACGGCGGGGACTTGCCGTTGATCGACGATGGCTCGCGGCTTGTGGCCGAGATTGCTGCGGCTGCTGCGCCGGAGGCTCGCAACGTCTGGGACTGCTGTGCTGCGCCGGGAGGCAAGACGCTGGTTCTGGCGAAGCGGCTCGCTTCGGCTGAGGTGATGGCGACGGATGTGAGTCCGAAGCGGTTGGCTCAGATGCAGGCGAGGCTGCGGCGTTATGAGTATGCGGAGCGTGTGAAGAGTGCTGTGGTTGATGCTGCGACTTCAAAGGATGATGCCCGCTTCGATCTGATTTTGTGCGATGTCCCTTGCAGTGGGACGGGGACATTGGCGGCGAATCCTGAGATTCGGCACCGGTTGAAGGTAGAGGAGTTTGCGCGTCAGGCTGAACGGCAGAAGGTGATTCTGGCTGCGGCTTTGAAGCGGCTTGCTCCCGGGGGGCGGCTGGTTTACTCGACATGCTCGCTTGAGCCTGAGGAGTGTGAGCAGGTGGTTGAGGCGGTTGTTGCTGGTTCAGACGTTCGGCGGCTCGAGGTAGGTCCGCTGATTGCCCAGCTTAAAGACCGGGGTGTGCTCCGACGGGATGCAGAGCTTAGTTCTGCTGTTCGCGATGGTGCTCTGCGTACGCTGCCCGGGGTGAATGGGTGCGATGGGTTCTTTGCGGTTGTTCTCGAGCGGGGCTAA